The genomic region TTTAGTTTTGAGATTTGACTGGCATGTATCTAAAACATGATAACATGTATAAGTTCTTGGCTGAAAACTTTTGGATAAGAATTtcttgatatatatatatataaaagggaaagaaaaagacttGGAAAAGCATTATTGATGTTGAGACATTTTCTCAACACAAAGCTAGATTTAGGTTCCTTTGAGCAGTTAAGTGGCCAATGAAGAGAACCTTTCAATAAAACCAAGCAAAGTAagcataaatatattatgtGGAGAGTGTTATTAGCACTTTGTTTAGAGCACATAGAATAATTAGAAGAGAATATTAGGAGGTTGCATGACAAGGCAACTCTCCCCCCACTACATGTGCAAATGTCAATGATgatctctctctcctctctttGTATTTGGACATCTCACGCAAGTGTCCACATGCTTCGCTTACCAACATTCACCAAAACGTGCACATAACAAACTCCATTTACACACAACTGAGTGTGAGTGAGTAAATTAAGTCAccccttttgttttcttctttcttgtaTCTCAATGATAAGCCATGCTCTACTCATGTTATACTCCAAGACAAATTTTTACATCAAACGAGTCTAAGAGTTTTACTTATTcaacataaatttaatttcgTGACGCATAATTCGTTTTTTGATTACAAATTATTTACTCGAGACAcgtgtttaaattttttgatgtCTTTATATTTAAAGGTTTCAAAGTAAGCAATTAGTATCTTCTCAGGGAATATCAATGGCATGGATCTGGACCCCATTGGATGATTGGCAATTTAGTTAAGTTACTTGCAAAGTAAGGGATATTACAGTTGGTTAATTAGGTGTAACGGGTAGACTTAGAGCTAAGAAAGCAAGATAgaccattaaaaaaataatttatatatatacaaaaagaaatatagaaGAATGATATTAATGAaggaaggagaaaaaaaaatgtagagATACAAATGGATACATATGGCTAAGGGCAGTTACCAACTCAGCCTGCTCTATCCATTTATTCTTTGTCATTTAATGAAACAGACTGTGGTGTGAGAGAGTGagggagaaagaaaataaaacaaaatttaaaagagtaTTTTTAGCTTTATTgtaaccaaaaaaaagaacacCAAGGGGAAGAGAACCTAATCCACGACTTTTGGTTGTGGTGCTGGTGCTGCCAAACCCTAGATAGCCCAACCCTCCCATATTTCTTGTGTGTATACTCTCTTTTTAGTGTTACACATCGCTCTCTTCCCACTAGGAAAAGAACAATAACTGAAAACAACATAAATTTTAATGGGGGAAAAATTATAGAAACcccataaaggaaaaaaataaaataacaaaaaaaaaaaaagatgccCCCATCACTCACTTTTCGTGAATGAAAGGCAACCATGAACACTAACCACTTACTTACTCAAAGTATTCAACTTCAACAAGTAGATCATCAAAAATCAGAAGtctaaagaagaaataaaagaaggaATTCAAAGAATAATAATTGATAACTGTAAATAATATCAAATTGAAACAATACTAATAATTCACATTGATCgatccataaattttttttttttggagtttTGGGTTTAGTAATGGCAATCTACCAAAGCTGGTGTCGAGAAAACAATAGCTTGTTGGGGTACTGCTCCAAATTGGAACTTGGAATCCCTGAGATCATCTTCCGGTGCTGGAAGATTAAGATCTAAAGATAGAATATTTCTAGGCTTGATGTCATCACCATTGCTGGAGTCGATTGTAGTGCCAGTAGTATCAGCACTCATGGTCATGCCAGCTGGATTGCttgcagcagcagcagctgcTGCTGCCGCCGCAGCCGCCGCCCTGTGCCGTCTCATATGACCTCCGAGGGCTTGACCAGAGGTGAATTCAGAGCCACAGATTGAACACTCGTGAATCTTACCCTTGTTCCCATGACAAGccttgttgttgttgcttaCTTGTAAAGCAAGAACAGGACTTTCCCTGTTGAATTGCCCTTCTTCAACATCACCTTTCACTGCCAAAGCGAGTGGTTTTTTCTCTTCTGCCGTGGCTCCCTTGGGCTTCTTGTGGCTTGCCCTGTGCCCTCCCAGCGCTTGGAATGAAGGAAAAGATCGGTTACAGGTTTTACACTCGTAGATATAAAATCCAGCCTTGTTTGTCGTAGTAGCTATCTCAGAGAACTTTCGAGTTCCAAACTTTTCAATCTTGACTTTCTCTTCCATATCCCTTTTCGGACCATCACTTTGTGCTAACATGATCAGGCAATTAGCCATGTCCTCTTCTTCCTCAGTGCTCTCATAAATCTCGCTAGATGTCGTCGGAGAGGAAATTGAGTTGTATTCCTCCACcactcctcctcctcctccaccaccaGCAGCACCAGGACCACCGCTATTGCCACCACCACTAGCACTTGAAGAGCTAGAGGTCACCGCGACACCGAACGGGGACGCTGACCTTTGGCGCTTTGTACGCTTGCCCTTCATGATCAAAGCTTGGTCATTAGACCCCACAAATTCCTCTTGAGCTTGCATATCCACCCTCTCCCCCAAACCAAAGCCCAGCCAAAGAGTACACGGGagttagaaaaagaaaaaaaattgtactgtaagaaggaaaaaagagaagcGAGTGACCTAACAAAGGAGATGAGTAACAgctagagagaaaagaaatgaagcaaGCAAAGATAGAGAGAGTATAAGGGGAATCTTATATATAGTGAATGGTAATAAGGGTGGTTGGTGTTTATGTATATACATTGAAACTTTCGTAATAAATTTGGggtcaaaactcaaaaaagcCGCCCCGTGAATAGTTACTATGTACTCTATGAATTTCCATATATaccaccaatctttttcttgctttccCAACCTTCAAAGTTGTTACTATTAGTTGAAACAAATATCTTACTTGTGTCTACATCATTCGAccaataatcaaatatcatttCCCCTAATTCTTCCTTCTCATccaatttatatttaatctttcagtaataatattataaagaaTTGTTGGTTTGAGAATTTGATTCTGAAGATTTTTTGGGTTAGAATTGCGACAACCAATTAGGAgaataactatatatattaagcATTGATTAACTAAATCTTGGCAGTATCTTAGGGAGGAGAAGATAAGTGTAGGAAAAGATTAGAGTTGAGAATtaggtggagagagaaagagagagggagagaggcTGAAAAGGGGCAAAAATGAGAGTTAGGACAGTTCAATTGAGTTGGTGTTGTGTTAAGAGTCAGTTTCACACACAGACACTCACTTTCTTACACACACTGTGGCAGCCAAGTCACGAATACACACAAACAAAACCATTAAAAGCAAAGGGGAATTGCACGTTAAAAGCATGCTGCCCTCATTCACTCCATGTCTTCTTAAAGCAAAGTAGCGCCACAAAAATTGAGTCCCTGAGAGAGATTCTGGTTACTTTCAAGCAAACCCCAtcacttttttattctttctctctctttttttaggATTATTATGATTTTGATCAAAGTATggcatttcttttttctgtcTGTCTCTGATCTCATGGAAAGCTTGTGGGAATAGACTGTAGTTTAGGGCACCCCCCATGGCCAACGCCCAGCCcagcaagaaaagaaaggcaTTCAACTGCAAAGGTTTCCGTTGTCAAGTAGGCTTTTGTTGAACAGAGGATGTTTACTTCACAAGTCACAAAGTATGGTTAACACAGGGATTCTGTGACTatttttccaatttctttttttcatgctctttGGAAAGCCATTACATTGGGTTAATAATTCTTTCCCCACCATGCATATATCTAATCAACTAATTTCGTGAATTATTGAATCAATAGCTGAAAAGTCAATCTTGGCCtgttaaagaattaaaatacCAACttcatttattgaaaatttaatgggGAAAGCTTAAATTTCAAGTTCAGTCTGCCAAACAAACCATGTTAGTGAAGCAGTTGGCATCATTGAAATGCTGGGAATGAAAAATCTATGAAAGTCATTACCCACCAATTTTCTGcaaaataaacaacaaatACACTAACAGAATAGCGCCGAGCATTTAGCTCAATAATTGTGCATAATCTCCTTGTCTTAAGAATAAGGTTTGAATCTCcctttatcaaattattaaaaaaaatatatactaaCAGAACAAGCATTTCATACTGGCAAAGTGGTAATTGACATGAAAATCATGATGGATGagattaaaaaaagataataattcATGacaaattttgtcatttcaatcCCTCAATTTCAAAGGACGGGTCTATATCTGTTGCGTGGATGTGAATATattaatatacatatacacatatttACTTCCCTAACCCCAATTTAATAGCaaagagacaaaaaaaaaaaataagacttGGTAAAGTAAGGTTGAGTGTAATTAGCTAGCTAGTTGGCTAATGTAAAAAGATTCTCAACTGACAATGATTAAATCCGtactttatttattcataCAAGTGCTAAATTCATTGTTTCCAACGATGCTCCTTGTCAAGAATTCATGCATCAATTACCACATTGAAACTAGTTTTCCCAGCtaatgtttcattttctcctataatttgattgaaattcACTATTGTTTAGTGACACTAGGTGATATATACTCCAAAAAGTTATGAATCCTTTAGAAGCAATATGTGCAGTGCTCTGATTGTTGTTAAGATGTGATatctgttttttctttaattattggAAATGAAATCCTAATAAtcacaagaaaaattaaatcatgTTTCCGAAACTTAATTGGACTTGCTCTTCATAAtgttgatttttcaaaatcttgtTTAGATGCCAAGGATTAGAGTGGTCCTCACATATTCCTTGTAATGGTAGAGTGATCAGGCTGtgctcaataaattattaaagtgAACCTCCACCAAATACTCTTTCTCAATTGTTTTTCCTAAAAGAAATCTTGCTAAATTAGAAATACTGCAAATTTTACTGTAAATTAATTGTAATttgtttagaaaaataaaaatctggAGCAGATAATGACTCCAACCCAAAATTATAGGGCATCAACTTTGAATCTATTGCTATAATATTTCACTATAATTAGTGTTTATTTACAGAAATATTACTCTcttctcaaaaaattaatttgaaagaaTATGCAAATTTAACGTGTTTGGTACGGAATTGAAacactttatttatttcttttaaagtgcTTGACATGACATTTATTTAGAGTATATTTACACTTATATTTATTGAATAACTTTTAATTAGTTCAATTTTTAGAATGTAAGGGACTGAAATTGTTATAATTGTTCATCCTTTCATTAATTAAGTGGTGGAATAGATTGGGGATCGATGGTTTTAACACAAATATAGGTCAATTTGTTTGATTGGATTAAAATTAAGAGCCACAAAAGCTTTAAGTTAGGTGTAAGTCACCAATTAGGTACCCCAAATCACAATTCAAATGATGCtattaatgattaaaggtGTTATCAATGTTTctacaaaatcaaaataagaAATGTGTAGGTAGATGTGACAAGTTTTTTCTTTAGGTCACACTTGCCAGAGTAACACGTTGCTAGTTGTGAGCAATGCTTAATCTTCATGCCTTGCCGAAGTAATTAATTGCCTTTTGTCTTGTTTTCtgttttatgtatttttttttttataattagaaaGGGGGGATTCGAACCCTATTGTTTAGGTAAAGGGATTATGCATCaactaattaatcaattttttttgttttatgtatGATAATATAATGAATATCGTGATAAGCATATCCTTAATTCATGTTTTCTTCCCTAATTCGTTGTTAGATCGAAAAGTGTTAGTTGCAAACCTCGACCCACAGCCAAATGAACTACCTTTTTGCCCTCTCTTTGTGCCTTGGGGTGGCAATTCGGATCAATTATTCTGATCAAATCAATGTTTGTATCATAAAAACAACTCTCATTAATTTGAATCTTGTGATGATGAAAGGGTGGAATTCATATGGGATGGcttcttatatataaaaaaggaTTGAGATTAATGGGTTGGAAGAAATTAATTTGTAACATGATGAAACGTATCATAGATTCATGTTTTTAATCTAAAAAACCTATCTGATAAGTGGctgaagatttttttttataaattaaaaattcattcaTCTCTTACttatttgaaattataaaaaaaggtAGATTCCTTCTACTATTAAATATATAGTTCCAAAGTTAGATGTATgagaaataaatatataagataTGTATCAGAGTGGGGCTGAGAGAGCTGATTCTTGGCGTAAGAAATTAATGTTGTTTGTTAAATGAGGCACGTAAGGGAAGGTGCACAGCCGCAATTCTTTGCTGTCTTCTGTTGTTGCTAAAGCCCCTGAAGGAAGTTGTAAAGTAAAGCAAAGCAAAGcgttcttctttttctcatcATATACCCAATGCCAATGTAACAGAAAAAgctaattaatttgattataagttcatatataagataattatcaaaatcttaattaattaagatgtGATTAATGAAATATAAGAGTTTACATAGATTTTACACACTGTACATATATAAAGTAATACTTTGTAATTAAGTAATAGTGTATAAATTCTGTGAAGTGGAGATATGTGATACCTAGTTACAATTTAATTCTATCACTTACACTATTCAAACCGGATATAACAAACTTTGAGtcataaaaatagaaattgagtattttgatttcttttttatttgtttcattGTCTTTTGATGTGTACTTAAGTATAATTTGTAAAAcaattactcttttttttttttttcgttcaGTAGAACAATtactcttgtttcttttttctagcCTTAGTGTCACAGTCCCAAAAAGAAGTCATGTGAATCTTACATCGAAGAGAATATATGGTTTTCAATGGCTAGAGCCATAAGTCTCACAAAAGAAACCTCACAGACTGAAAGTGGTGTGAACTTTTAAATGCCAATATCACTCTAAtacataattaatatataaaattcattacTCCGACCATGACATCTTCTCCCACTTCAATAAGGATCTATTATCTTCAGTGGCATATCGTTAGTACCAGAATTTGTTTTGATACCAACTGGCTCCATTGTCCTCAGTGACACGTTGTTAGTACCAAAATCCATTTTGATATCAACTGTCACGGTCTATATCAGACCCTATTAATCTGTTCGCCTCACAGGTTGAAGGTGGTGTGAACCTTTAACTGCCACGCCCTTTGGTCTCACAAGTTGAAGGTAATGTGAACAAACAGTCAAGGTCCACACTAACCCTTGTGAAGTATTATCTACTTTGGTCTATTGACCTTACGGTTTTGTCTCACAAAAAATGCCTCACAAGTTAAAAGGTAGTGTGAACCTTTAAATGCCTAATATGACTCTATTACATAGTCAATCTAAGATTCATGGCTCTACTTGGCTCCTCATTGAAGCTTCTGTTTTATGTGAGACTTATGACTCTATTCGTTAGgagtatatatttttttcgaTTTGAGATTCACGTGGCTTCCCTCTAAGTCCGTGACACTTAGCAACCTTGTAGTAAACATTATCCTATAACAAgatcatattaaaaaaatccaatAAAATGATACTATTTAAATCTGGCTTAAGATATACCGATGAAGAGATGTTGATTgatcaaatataatatttgatttatataaGCATGTATTAGCTaagaaaatcattttgggATTGGCTGTACATGGGATTCGTTGatgattatttttagatatttgaTCCAATATCCAATTGGACTTAATTGACGATTAAGTATAATTAGAggataattatatttaatgaataaatatttttaacccATAGAAATTCTTGGTGATCAAGTAATAATGAGAGAAATGAATTTTCTTcggaataataaaaatatcatattacaTAGGGTGGAGGGTATTTCATAGATTTAAATATTAGTGAGCATGAAAATTTGGTTTGTTTCAAGAGTTGAGATTTAGTGTTTATTTATTGATGCTTTGTATTTTTGTAATCTctaatattaatattgaatgtgtttttatttaaaattttgacaattatgaatgaaataaaaattaatgagactgataatgaattaataatggattctaacttaatttttatcaGTATATTAACAAGACACCATAGAGTTAATCTCATCCAAAATTGAATACTaaacttttctcaaatttgGGGTCTTTTCCAAACTCTGGGCTCTTTGTTGAGAGATGGGGCCTATCTGCTGCTGTCATCAGATAGAGCAACACACTCTCAAGCCTCTACAGACACTACACTACACTCAACTAGTGAGCTTAATACTCACTCCACTCACCCACCTCTCTCTCTGACCATTTCTCTTGGGAGAAAGGGAGAGGGATCAGGAAGAGGCTGAGCCACAAGTCATGGGGTGTGACTCATGGAAGCATGTTAGTTGCAACTTGCAAGTTGCagctcaacctcaaattaaaCTATTTGATTAAACAAACAAACAGATGTaagtgtttttgttttatatgttttttggCTGTCAGTGAACAAACAAATTAAGCTGGCTTgtcctttattcttttttatttttcttggttgtCAGTGGACCAACTCCCTTTGGAATTGGAACTGGTAAGAACATAAGAAAAATCCCTTGAGTAAAGTATCTAGAAGTCAGCATGGCATTTATGTCTAGCAATGGTGGATGACCAAAACCCCTCAAAAACTGGGGagatcaaaaggaaaaagctgTAAGGTTGGTTGAGCCAAATACAGTGGATGCTCTTgttcttataaaaattcaacaacaaatTTGGGATTTCTTTAATCTTTTGCTTCTTACGAAAAACCCAGAAACTGAGTAGACATTAGCAAACAAATTACCAAACCAAGTGTAATAAAGCATTAATCCAGCTCATGCTACAAGGAGAAGATAGGGATGCCTGGTCCAAACCGGTTGTTAcaagaattttattataaagaCTCTTCGGTATCATTACTACTTTGTTTGCTAGCTGGGATAACTAATTCTTGCCTGCACTTGGATTAATTTGATGAATTAGGTTACTTTTTGCATAACTGCTGGTCCATATGCCTGATGTCATCTGAAAATTTTCCCATGATTTTCCTTCCATTGTTTCCAGTGCTACTTTGATCTGTTTAAACTTCACTCAAAAGCATTCCCCCAAGTCTACTTAATGCAGGGTTGGAGTATTGTGCAAGGCACCTTTCCTTCTCATCTAACAGTATATTATTATAGTGTAGTTCAAGTCAGATCCTTGAAACAtctatttcttatttatttgtatttacTCGCAGTTCACACCAATATATATTCATGTTAGAAATCATCTTGGTGTGGTGATAGAGACATTTGAGGCGTGGGATGAGTAAGGATTTAGCTTCTGGCTTGGACCAAAAAGTAGTACAAAAGTAAATATCGCTATCTGCAGAAACCCAAAAGCAAGCAATGCAGAAGGAGTCAAtcgccttttttttttggtaggAGCAACCCCACTTGCATTATCCTGAGTGCGTCAACTATCTCTAATTTAAGCGTATAGTGAAGCTGAGAGACTTACAAACCATGTCAACAGTTTAGGGCCAAACCACAGACTGTATTCATCTGTCAACTTTgctacttatatatatatatattagataCACACTGATAATAGCCATGAATAAATGGAGCATGAATCCAGATAGCTAACAACAGCAGCAGAAGAGAGAGTTTTGCATGCCGAATCCTATAAAATTTGTGAGTTTATCTTGCACTTTCATGTTGACATAAAGGTAATGGTGGGTAGTGGCAGTGTCAGTGATGGCTTTTAGTAGCAGATGATGATGCGTAGGAGTACCACTTTGGGAAGTTGTAAGTAATGGCACAAGGAAGAAAAACGAGGACAGCGGTAGCCATCAAATCCTTATACTAGCTTTTAAGGACAATTGACTTTATGCCAACTCTATACACATAAATCCATTGATATAGGCTTCCACGACTACTCTTTTCACTTGTTAATTTCTACTTTGCATCTCACAATTGCCTCGTGATTTAACTCTCGATCAAGCATTAAATCAAAGCTAACAAATCTTAACTCAATAGATTGCTGCCGTATACTTGCCCCCAGCGGCCTTCATTGCAGTATCTCTATACATTAGCTGTTCCAATCAAAACCTGAcagacaacaaaaaaaaaggcatgTTCCTTTTTCATATCTgtttaatttgagtttgattaGGTCGCCGACCTACTGACACTCTTTGTTCCTTAATTTCAACCTAACGATTAATGATTTCAATGAATGATTGAGTGACCAACCTACTCATTTTTGCAAGTAATTTGTCATATAATAAAAAGCTTGTATGAGATTGTGGAACTTGATTTTATGAATACAAGTAATTAAGTACCTTTCTTCCTCCCATTATTTAAccataaaatatatttttaaaaaataaatcttatataTTATGGTGATCAAACTTATTGAATGATATATATCTTACAATAATTAAGCAATAATCCTTCTTCCACAACCCTTAAAAACCTGATTGAAGTTTATATTTGATCTGCTTAGGTTAGTTGAcatgcttaaattaacttaataatGGGTTTTATGTATTGCAAAAAAGAAGTAGAATTAAAGTCTAGTGCTAATAGAAAATTCCAATCAGCAACTAACAGATGTGACATGAACATAATCCCACTTGTTTCCTTTGGTGCACCAGTCAAACTAATTACTATTACTTGTTCCACTTTGTGAAGAAGATTACTGTTCAAAGGGAGAACCGTTTCAGGAAAGATATTTTCGTAttttgtatgtatatatacatatatacatgtattaaTGGTTACTTACCAACTGAAAAAGCAGGTTGCTTCAGTGGCTCATCTGCTTGTTGAttaagatttttctttattctttcatAGTTTCGGCGCAAAATACTGGATGGTGCTTCTAACTTAAATAGAAAGGCAACACTTTGTACAACTTGTGAAAGTAATGTAATCTTAACCAATTTTATAAGATCAATAAATTGGAAGTACCAGGTAGGTTTAATGCTATGGTAAAAGAATCGATTTGCTGTTATATGTGGGGGTGGTTGGGCTTCAGCTAAGAACCACCAGGCGGAGGCCCATACGACGAGCTATTAGCTCAATGGTTCATGGTTCAGGATGCCTTGAGGGCAGGGGGCACGTTGGTCTATGTAGTGAAAGCTACGGCCGAGAGGCTTAGAGGCTAAGGCCCAACGTTGAAACAAGAATGTAGCTGGTATTTCTTGGGTCCAAGAGTTTGAT from Theobroma cacao cultivar B97-61/B2 chromosome 9, Criollo_cocoa_genome_V2, whole genome shotgun sequence harbors:
- the LOC18590465 gene encoding zinc finger protein ZAT5, which codes for MQAQEEFVGSNDQALIMKGKRTKRQRSASPFGVAVTSSSSSASGGGNSGGPGAAGGGGGGGVVEEYNSISSPTTSSEIYESTEEEEDMANCLIMLAQSDGPKRDMEEKVKIEKFGTRKFSEIATTTNKAGFYIYECKTCNRSFPSFQALGGHRASHKKPKGATAEEKKPLALAVKGDVEEGQFNRESPVLALQVSNNNKACHGNKGKIHECSICGSEFTSGQALGGHMRRHRAAAAAAAAAAAAASNPAGMTMSADTTGTTIDSSNGDDIKPRNILSLDLNLPAPEDDLRDSKFQFGAVPQQAIVFSTPALVDCHY